One Hippoglossus stenolepis isolate QCI-W04-F060 chromosome 22, HSTE1.2, whole genome shotgun sequence DNA segment encodes these proteins:
- the zgc:113263 gene encoding uncharacterized protein zgc:113263 isoform X1: METKRGTESGISRGDDLPFRYLRLLAPPLQLLSAAVWQVVQQGLVDHYGMLEEFVTMVTELVPELMSYSQRAQLVLGLRARLVLEMCRGEHPADMQTIQPHLDRIKAPVSTAKDHHVTINQVEESEVNFVELVHSLLEDPSERKYFFEEIFPVYFGPKYDAALEMLVWEFISRLDELLPVPDFTQLAALLGDAPSFLDECLQSFFPPEDMKAVLEHHRNLGHFEEKDPRLLPMDDCILSSLSLPPGAKPATNATSSSPPLKDSASPQHKGRLESPIGGSSLELACRRSSDTIRQSLMETKDSGSWQQQVRGGGSSQERKVQNSISARPCDETIDLTAPNESGDADSAANGDGQSLRGGRVLRKRKLSGGVDIPAKLPVDFPAFFDSSLDDENSGESPLISILGEYTDSQEGSFPVVMDTKVPWSDEETLHLLDIWGKDSVQRALKGCFKNRHIFTQIAHKMAERGYMRTVEQCQTRIKRLKKCFRQNKGNSKLEHKFYERLECILRSSIPSALPEVTYDVEEVPDEDDADDDLQFLGHTSRQEIGTRSVPWTDMESLTLIHTWGDDQMQQELRGMHRTGHIFSIISNKMATQGFSRTPEQCQTRLKRVKSNFRQCYQNNLKGQGHVECKFYNELGRILVKDFAPAVQMDEIPGELEDNDFSAYSHHETESVVGVQEDRKKVAWSDKETVILLEIWGDPEVQQCLGRYPHNGHIFTQISEKLLANGYSRSADQCHTRIKRLKSNYRQAQENMSSSGTDRVDFKFYDLLEQILDKQPSTSSTVIPDSIEISEDSNSESVTETEGEISLSTEKPASGTWTDEETLSLINIWGEVDVQRTLRGFVHNGHVYADISGRMQELGFSKTSEQCRWKVKALRNNFRQCYDRKKCGRRVDYRFYNQLEQILGQEAVSMDDYDEREEQADPEPGIDGVNTVWTEQETVALVEVWAADDVQHSLKTCVRNGHIFADISEKMTSIGFPRTADQCHSRIKRLKKTYRRYCNSRRSGGRPAAFRYFHLLAPVLGDNTVVPDMDSSAADATLQPFMDKDPDLYEQPSTSHLLADLSRKMPWSDQETRTLLEIWGEDSVQLTLRGCLKNRHVFEYVSEKMGNRGFIRTSEQCYTRIKRLKHGFLHEKEDYKFFNEMEQIFRKELKVDGSVADTSATEEADDIAPEPSQNKAASSNQWVVDSAKLAWSDGETEALLDIWGSEEIQENLKGCTKNKHIFIQIAQVMAGQGYLRSPEQCQTRIKRLRANFRHFLEGRKGEKQECKYFDQLVHIFGSKYVTTSDPLAEEADTAES; this comes from the exons ATGGAAACAAAACGAGGAACTGAAAGTGGAATCAGTCGAG GTGATGATCTCCCGTTCCGTTACCTCCGCCTCTTGGCTCCTCCCTTGCAGCTTCTGTCGGCTGCAGTGTGGCAGGTCGTGCAGCAGGGACTCGTGGATCACTACGGGATGCTGGAGGAGTTTGTTACCATGGTGACGGAGCTGGTCCCCGAGCTGATGAGCTACAGTCAGAGGGCTCAGCTCGTCCTGGGACTCAGGGCCAGG CTGGTTCTGGAGATGTGTCGAGGCGAGCACCCGGCGGACATGCAGACCATCCAGCCTCACCTGGACAGAATCAAAGCTCCTGTCAGCACGGCCAAGGATCACCAT gtgacCATCAACCAGGTGGAAGAGTCTGAGGTGAACTTTGTGGAGTTGGTGCACTCGTTACTGGAGGACCCGtctgaaagaaaatattttttcgAG GAAATCTTCCCCGTGTATTTTGGGCCAAAGTACGACGCAGCACTGGAGATGCTGGTGTGGGAATTTATATCGAGACTGGACGAGCTGCTGCCAGTTCCAGATTTCACACAG TTGGCAGCTCTGCTCGGAGACGCTCCGTCATTCCTCGACGAATGTTTACAATCCTTCTTCCCCCCTGAGGACATGAAGGCTGTGCTGGAACACCACAGAAACCTCGGCCACTTTGAGGAGAAAG ATCCTCGATTGTTACCGATGGACGACtgcatcctctcctccctgtcgCTACCTCCTGGGGCCAAACCTGCCACCaacgccacctcctcctcgcctcctctcAAAGACTCGGCCTCTCCACAGCACAAAGGGCGTCTGGAATCTCCCATCGGCGGCAGCAGCCTGGAGCTGGCGTGCAGGAGGAGCTCTGACACAATCAGACAAAGCCTCATGGAGACAAAGGACTCCGGCAGTTGGCAGCAGCAGGTTCGAGGCGGCGGCAGCTCTCAGGAGAGGAAGGTGCAGAACTCAATTAGCGCGCGGCCATGTGACGAAACCATAGACCTCACCGCACCTAACGAGAGCGGCGACGCAGACTCGGCGGCCAATGGGGACGGCCAAAGCttgagaggagggagggttcTCAGGAAGAGGAAGCTGAGCGGTGGTGTGGACATTCCCGCAAAGCTGCCTGTGGACTTCCCGGCTTTTTT tgattCCTCGTTGGATGATGAGAATTCAGGTGAATCTCCTCTCATCTCGATATTGGGAGAATACACAG actcTCAGGAAGGTTCTTTCCCGGTCGTAATGGACACAAAGGTTCCCTGGTCGGACGAGGAGACGCTGCACCTGCTCGACATCTGGGGGAAGGACTCGGTGCAGCGGGCACTGAAGGGCTGCTTCAAAAACCGCCATATATTCACGCAGATCGCACACAAGATGGCGGAGAGGGGCTACATGAGAACGGTGGAACAGTGCCAGACGAGGATCAAACGACTGAAGAAATGTTTCCGTCAGAACAA AGGAAACTCAAAGCTGGAACATAAATTTTACGAGCGGCTGGAGTGCATCCTCCGCTCCTCCATTCCTTCAGCTCTTCCTGAAGTCACCTACGACGTGGAGGAGGTCCCTGATGAGGACGACGCCGACGACGACCTGCAGTTTCTAGGGCACACGAGCCGTCAGGAAATAG GTACTCGAAGCGTCCCGTGGACAGACATGGAGTCGTTGACCCTCATACACACGTGGGGTGATGACCAGATGCAGCAGGAGCTGAGGGGGATGCACAGGACCGGACACATATTTTCCATCATCTCCAACAAGATGGCGACTCAGGGCTTCTCCCGGACGCCGGAGCAGTGCCAGACGAGGCTAAAGAGGGTGAAATCAAACTTCAGGCAATGCTACCAAAacaa ctTGAAAGGACAGGGGCATGTTGAGTGCAAGTTTTACAACGAACTGGGGAGAATTTTAGTGAAGGACTTTGCTCCAGCGGTGCAGATGGATGAAATCCCAGGAGAGCTCGAAGACAACGACTTCTCGGCCTACTCCCACCATGAGACCG AGTCTGTTGTGGGGGTTCAAGAAGACAGGAAGAAAGTGGCCTGGTCGGACAAAGAGACAGTCATCCTTCTGGAGATATGGGGGGACCCGGAG GTCCAGCAGTGTCTGGGACGTTACCCACACAACGGCCACATCTTTACACAAATATCAGAGAAACTCTTAGCCAACGGTTACTCCCGCAGCGCAGACCAGTGCCACACCCGCATCAAACGGCTCAAATCAAACTATCGCCAGGCTCAAGAAAACAtgag CTCATCTGGGACAGATCGAGTCGATTTCAAATTCTACGACCTGCTGGAACAAATCCTGGACAAGCAGCCGTCGACATCTTCCACTGTGATACCTGACTCCATCGAAATATCAGAGGACTCCAACAGTGAATCAGTGACGGAAACAG AAGGAGAAATCAGCTTGTCGACAGAAAAGCCAGCGTCCGGAACGTGGACAGACGAGGAGACGCTGTCGCTCATCAATATCTGGGGCGAGGTGGACGTTCAGAGGACGCTGAGGGGGTTCGTCCACAACGGACACGTGTATGCCGACATTTCGGGGAGAATGCAGGAGCTCGGTTTTTCCAAGACCTCGGAGCAGTGCCGCTGGAAAGTCAAGGCCCTGAGGAACAACTTTCGACAGTGCTACGACAGAAAGAA ATGTGGGAGACGAGTGGATTACAGATTCTACAACCAGCTGGAACAAATACTGGGCCAGGAGGCAGTTTCTATGGATGATTATGATGAACGAGAGGAACAAGCCGATCCGGAGCCAG GGATAGATGGTGTGAACACAGTGTGGACGGAGCAGGAGACAGTCGCTCTCGTTGAGGTGTGGGCCGCAGATGATGTGCAGCACAGCCTGAAAACCTGCGTACGCAACGGCCACATATTCGCTGACATATCGGAGAAAATGACCTCAATTGGATTCCCGAGGACGGCGGATCAGTGCCACTCCCGGATCAAACGGCTGAAGAAGACTTACAGACGCTACTGCAACAGTCGGAG GAGCGGAGGACGCCCCGCGGCGTTTCGATACTTCCATCTTCTGGCTCCGGTGCTTGGTGACAACACTGTTGTGCCAGACATGGACAGTTCTGCTGCTGACGCCACCTTACAGCCCTTTATGGACAAGGATCCTGACTTGT ACGAGCAGCCCTCCACCAGCCACCTGCTGGCTGACCTGAGCAGGAAGATGCCCTGGTCGGACCAGGAGACGCGCACCCTGCTGGAGATCTGGGGGGAAGACAGCGTCCAGCTCACGCTAAGGGGCTGCCTGAAAAACCGCCACGTGTTTGAGTACGTCTCCGAGAAGATGGGCAACCGAGGATTCATCAGGACCTCGGAGCAGTGCTACACCCGCATCAAACGCCTCAAGCATGGCTTCCTGCATGAGAA GGAGGATTATAAGTTCTTCAATGAGATGGAGCAAATCTTCAGGAAGGAGCTGAAAGTCGACGGCTCAGTCGCAGACACGTCGGCCACAGAGGAGGCGGACGACATTGCACCTGAACCGAGCCAAAACAAAG CCGCCTCCAGTAACCAGTGGGTGGTTGACAGCGCTAAGCTGGCCTGGAGCGACGGGGAGACCGAGGCCCTGCTGGACATCTGGGGGAGCGAGGAGATCCAGGAGAACCTGAAGGGCTGCACCAAGAACAAACACATCTTCATCCAGATCGCTCAGGTCATGGCGGGCCAAGGTTACCTGCGCAGTCCGGAGCAGTGCCAGACCAGGATCAAGAGGCTGCGCGCCAACTTCCGACACTTCCTAGAAGGCAGAAA AGGGGAGAAGCAGGAGTGCAAGTACTTTGACCAGTTGGTGCATATATTCGGCAGCAAGTACGTAACGACCTCCGACCCCCTGGCTGAAGAAGCCGATACTGCAG AGTCATGA
- the zgc:113263 gene encoding uncharacterized protein zgc:113263 isoform X2, whose amino-acid sequence MCRGEHPADMQTIQPHLDRIKAPVSTAKDHHVTINQVEESEVNFVELVHSLLEDPSERKYFFEEIFPVYFGPKYDAALEMLVWEFISRLDELLPVPDFTQLAALLGDAPSFLDECLQSFFPPEDMKAVLEHHRNLGHFEEKDPRLLPMDDCILSSLSLPPGAKPATNATSSSPPLKDSASPQHKGRLESPIGGSSLELACRRSSDTIRQSLMETKDSGSWQQQVRGGGSSQERKVQNSISARPCDETIDLTAPNESGDADSAANGDGQSLRGGRVLRKRKLSGGVDIPAKLPVDFPAFFDSSLDDENSGESPLISILGEYTDSQEGSFPVVMDTKVPWSDEETLHLLDIWGKDSVQRALKGCFKNRHIFTQIAHKMAERGYMRTVEQCQTRIKRLKKCFRQNKGNSKLEHKFYERLECILRSSIPSALPEVTYDVEEVPDEDDADDDLQFLGHTSRQEIGTRSVPWTDMESLTLIHTWGDDQMQQELRGMHRTGHIFSIISNKMATQGFSRTPEQCQTRLKRVKSNFRQCYQNNLKGQGHVECKFYNELGRILVKDFAPAVQMDEIPGELEDNDFSAYSHHETESVVGVQEDRKKVAWSDKETVILLEIWGDPEVQQCLGRYPHNGHIFTQISEKLLANGYSRSADQCHTRIKRLKSNYRQAQENMSSSGTDRVDFKFYDLLEQILDKQPSTSSTVIPDSIEISEDSNSESVTETEGEISLSTEKPASGTWTDEETLSLINIWGEVDVQRTLRGFVHNGHVYADISGRMQELGFSKTSEQCRWKVKALRNNFRQCYDRKKCGRRVDYRFYNQLEQILGQEAVSMDDYDEREEQADPEPGIDGVNTVWTEQETVALVEVWAADDVQHSLKTCVRNGHIFADISEKMTSIGFPRTADQCHSRIKRLKKTYRRYCNSRRSGGRPAAFRYFHLLAPVLGDNTVVPDMDSSAADATLQPFMDKDPDLYEQPSTSHLLADLSRKMPWSDQETRTLLEIWGEDSVQLTLRGCLKNRHVFEYVSEKMGNRGFIRTSEQCYTRIKRLKHGFLHEKEDYKFFNEMEQIFRKELKVDGSVADTSATEEADDIAPEPSQNKAASSNQWVVDSAKLAWSDGETEALLDIWGSEEIQENLKGCTKNKHIFIQIAQVMAGQGYLRSPEQCQTRIKRLRANFRHFLEGRKGEKQECKYFDQLVHIFGSKYVTTSDPLAEEADTAES is encoded by the exons ATGTGTCGAGGCGAGCACCCGGCGGACATGCAGACCATCCAGCCTCACCTGGACAGAATCAAAGCTCCTGTCAGCACGGCCAAGGATCACCAT gtgacCATCAACCAGGTGGAAGAGTCTGAGGTGAACTTTGTGGAGTTGGTGCACTCGTTACTGGAGGACCCGtctgaaagaaaatattttttcgAG GAAATCTTCCCCGTGTATTTTGGGCCAAAGTACGACGCAGCACTGGAGATGCTGGTGTGGGAATTTATATCGAGACTGGACGAGCTGCTGCCAGTTCCAGATTTCACACAG TTGGCAGCTCTGCTCGGAGACGCTCCGTCATTCCTCGACGAATGTTTACAATCCTTCTTCCCCCCTGAGGACATGAAGGCTGTGCTGGAACACCACAGAAACCTCGGCCACTTTGAGGAGAAAG ATCCTCGATTGTTACCGATGGACGACtgcatcctctcctccctgtcgCTACCTCCTGGGGCCAAACCTGCCACCaacgccacctcctcctcgcctcctctcAAAGACTCGGCCTCTCCACAGCACAAAGGGCGTCTGGAATCTCCCATCGGCGGCAGCAGCCTGGAGCTGGCGTGCAGGAGGAGCTCTGACACAATCAGACAAAGCCTCATGGAGACAAAGGACTCCGGCAGTTGGCAGCAGCAGGTTCGAGGCGGCGGCAGCTCTCAGGAGAGGAAGGTGCAGAACTCAATTAGCGCGCGGCCATGTGACGAAACCATAGACCTCACCGCACCTAACGAGAGCGGCGACGCAGACTCGGCGGCCAATGGGGACGGCCAAAGCttgagaggagggagggttcTCAGGAAGAGGAAGCTGAGCGGTGGTGTGGACATTCCCGCAAAGCTGCCTGTGGACTTCCCGGCTTTTTT tgattCCTCGTTGGATGATGAGAATTCAGGTGAATCTCCTCTCATCTCGATATTGGGAGAATACACAG actcTCAGGAAGGTTCTTTCCCGGTCGTAATGGACACAAAGGTTCCCTGGTCGGACGAGGAGACGCTGCACCTGCTCGACATCTGGGGGAAGGACTCGGTGCAGCGGGCACTGAAGGGCTGCTTCAAAAACCGCCATATATTCACGCAGATCGCACACAAGATGGCGGAGAGGGGCTACATGAGAACGGTGGAACAGTGCCAGACGAGGATCAAACGACTGAAGAAATGTTTCCGTCAGAACAA AGGAAACTCAAAGCTGGAACATAAATTTTACGAGCGGCTGGAGTGCATCCTCCGCTCCTCCATTCCTTCAGCTCTTCCTGAAGTCACCTACGACGTGGAGGAGGTCCCTGATGAGGACGACGCCGACGACGACCTGCAGTTTCTAGGGCACACGAGCCGTCAGGAAATAG GTACTCGAAGCGTCCCGTGGACAGACATGGAGTCGTTGACCCTCATACACACGTGGGGTGATGACCAGATGCAGCAGGAGCTGAGGGGGATGCACAGGACCGGACACATATTTTCCATCATCTCCAACAAGATGGCGACTCAGGGCTTCTCCCGGACGCCGGAGCAGTGCCAGACGAGGCTAAAGAGGGTGAAATCAAACTTCAGGCAATGCTACCAAAacaa ctTGAAAGGACAGGGGCATGTTGAGTGCAAGTTTTACAACGAACTGGGGAGAATTTTAGTGAAGGACTTTGCTCCAGCGGTGCAGATGGATGAAATCCCAGGAGAGCTCGAAGACAACGACTTCTCGGCCTACTCCCACCATGAGACCG AGTCTGTTGTGGGGGTTCAAGAAGACAGGAAGAAAGTGGCCTGGTCGGACAAAGAGACAGTCATCCTTCTGGAGATATGGGGGGACCCGGAG GTCCAGCAGTGTCTGGGACGTTACCCACACAACGGCCACATCTTTACACAAATATCAGAGAAACTCTTAGCCAACGGTTACTCCCGCAGCGCAGACCAGTGCCACACCCGCATCAAACGGCTCAAATCAAACTATCGCCAGGCTCAAGAAAACAtgag CTCATCTGGGACAGATCGAGTCGATTTCAAATTCTACGACCTGCTGGAACAAATCCTGGACAAGCAGCCGTCGACATCTTCCACTGTGATACCTGACTCCATCGAAATATCAGAGGACTCCAACAGTGAATCAGTGACGGAAACAG AAGGAGAAATCAGCTTGTCGACAGAAAAGCCAGCGTCCGGAACGTGGACAGACGAGGAGACGCTGTCGCTCATCAATATCTGGGGCGAGGTGGACGTTCAGAGGACGCTGAGGGGGTTCGTCCACAACGGACACGTGTATGCCGACATTTCGGGGAGAATGCAGGAGCTCGGTTTTTCCAAGACCTCGGAGCAGTGCCGCTGGAAAGTCAAGGCCCTGAGGAACAACTTTCGACAGTGCTACGACAGAAAGAA ATGTGGGAGACGAGTGGATTACAGATTCTACAACCAGCTGGAACAAATACTGGGCCAGGAGGCAGTTTCTATGGATGATTATGATGAACGAGAGGAACAAGCCGATCCGGAGCCAG GGATAGATGGTGTGAACACAGTGTGGACGGAGCAGGAGACAGTCGCTCTCGTTGAGGTGTGGGCCGCAGATGATGTGCAGCACAGCCTGAAAACCTGCGTACGCAACGGCCACATATTCGCTGACATATCGGAGAAAATGACCTCAATTGGATTCCCGAGGACGGCGGATCAGTGCCACTCCCGGATCAAACGGCTGAAGAAGACTTACAGACGCTACTGCAACAGTCGGAG GAGCGGAGGACGCCCCGCGGCGTTTCGATACTTCCATCTTCTGGCTCCGGTGCTTGGTGACAACACTGTTGTGCCAGACATGGACAGTTCTGCTGCTGACGCCACCTTACAGCCCTTTATGGACAAGGATCCTGACTTGT ACGAGCAGCCCTCCACCAGCCACCTGCTGGCTGACCTGAGCAGGAAGATGCCCTGGTCGGACCAGGAGACGCGCACCCTGCTGGAGATCTGGGGGGAAGACAGCGTCCAGCTCACGCTAAGGGGCTGCCTGAAAAACCGCCACGTGTTTGAGTACGTCTCCGAGAAGATGGGCAACCGAGGATTCATCAGGACCTCGGAGCAGTGCTACACCCGCATCAAACGCCTCAAGCATGGCTTCCTGCATGAGAA GGAGGATTATAAGTTCTTCAATGAGATGGAGCAAATCTTCAGGAAGGAGCTGAAAGTCGACGGCTCAGTCGCAGACACGTCGGCCACAGAGGAGGCGGACGACATTGCACCTGAACCGAGCCAAAACAAAG CCGCCTCCAGTAACCAGTGGGTGGTTGACAGCGCTAAGCTGGCCTGGAGCGACGGGGAGACCGAGGCCCTGCTGGACATCTGGGGGAGCGAGGAGATCCAGGAGAACCTGAAGGGCTGCACCAAGAACAAACACATCTTCATCCAGATCGCTCAGGTCATGGCGGGCCAAGGTTACCTGCGCAGTCCGGAGCAGTGCCAGACCAGGATCAAGAGGCTGCGCGCCAACTTCCGACACTTCCTAGAAGGCAGAAA AGGGGAGAAGCAGGAGTGCAAGTACTTTGACCAGTTGGTGCATATATTCGGCAGCAAGTACGTAACGACCTCCGACCCCCTGGCTGAAGAAGCCGATACTGCAG AGTCATGA
- the LOC118101766 gene encoding uncharacterized protein LOC118101766, whose translation MAAEDRDDKREKVYRTPTAGLWTATGLVIGYLVWAVVLSILTESGHLLNNQGFECGNSEESRLTEEAFLVFLWTGMALPICFMLLLNIWIKRTFYKPLSLLAIFVVFVAMTVTFAKTWEKENEEIEAFKDRYLELIPLTDVPGITQSHANDKNCSMLSNVYRWQAEFKCCGLEGYQDWGPVIPDSCLYEGENKSTGCVGAGYSLVYEKPCLPTVLSLVEKRSSTLWTVMITWITIVGVPASMFVFLMVKCCCWVFCEDCCYKLSLWKYKLSGGVEMITVVFIRKDNNNQPEEGNGKDEEERVSCSNGVVVDVEDGAGEEGADVSVDKNAATRIPLSELRRLQEELDPPPVQHQVRCLCISSRKPRSFYTVMIEEGSPLLPAGAVLADANKPTTCVWAEGPHVFSLEDIVWPEESKVINSLPL comes from the exons ATGGCTGCTGAGGACAGGGACGACAAGAGAGAGAAGGTTTACAGGACGCCCACCGCAGGACTGTGGACTGCTACAGGGCTGGTGATCGGATATTTG gtgTGGGCTGTGGTGTTGTCCATCTTGACCGAATCAGGACATCTCCTAAACAACCAGGGCTTTGAATGTGGGAACAGTGAGGAG TCCAGGCTGACCGAGGAGGCCTTTCTGGTGTTTCTGTGGACAGGCATGGCTCTGCCCATCTGTTTCATGCTACTGCTGAACATCTGGATAAAGAGGACCTTTTACAAACCACTG TCACTGCTTGCGATCTTTGTCGTGTTTGTGGCTATGACCGTTACCTTTGCAAAGACTTGGGAGAAAGAGAATGAG GAAATAGAAGCATTTAAAGATCGCTACCTGGAACTGATCCCTCTGACTGACGTACCAGGAATAACTCAATCTCATGCGAATGATAAAAACTGTTCCATGCTCAGTAACGTTTACCGCTGGCAGGCTGAG tTTAAATGTTGTGGACTTGAAGGCTATCAGGACTGGGGGCCTGTGATCCCAGATTCCTGTTTGTATGAAGGAGAGAACAAGAGCACTGGATGT GTTGGAGCTGGATACAGCCTCGTTTACGAGAAG ccttgTCTCCCTACAGTCCTCTCCCTTGTAGAAAAACGTAGCTCCACCCTTTGGACCGTCATGATAACTTGG atCACTATCGTCGGTGTTCCAGCTTCCATGTTTGTGTTCCTCATGGTGAAGTGCTGTTGTTGG GTGTTTTGTGAAGACTGCTGCTACAAACTGAGCTTATGGAAATACAAACTGAGCGGAGGAGTGGAGATGATTACAGTGGTGTTCATCAGAAAGGACAATAATAACCAGCCTGAGGAGGGAAATgggaaagatgaggaggaaagagtAAGCTGCAGCAATGGCGTGGTGGTGGATGTGGAGGACGGCGCAGGTGAGGAGGGGGCCGATGTTTCCGTGGATAAAAATGCAGCTACCAGGATTCCCCTGTCAGAgctgaggaggctgcaggaggagctggatcCGCCTCCTGTCCAGCACCAGGTTCGGTGTCTGTGCATCAGCTCCAGAAAACCCAGAAGCTTCTACACGGTGATGATAGAGGAGGGCTCGCCGCTGCTGCCTGCTGGCGCCGTGCTGGCCGACGCCAACAAACCCACCACGTGTGTTTGGGCTGAGGGACCCCACGTTTTCTCATTGGAGGACATTGTTTGGCCGGAAGAGAGCAAAGTGATAAATAGCCTGCCATTGTAG